From Bacteroides uniformis:
ATGCTATCGTTGCAGGCGTACCCACCAAAATTCTAAGGACTAAAGAATAACATAATATGCATAAAGTTATCAACTCTTTTCGCTTGCTGAAGGAGTATTGCGAGAATGAGGGGTTCAAGGGTTGGGATCCCTATGACGGACTTAACTCGAAGGTTTTTCAGGCGTTGCCGTTCCTGAAGAAGTCGGCAATCTGCCGCCTGGTTGTTATCCAAGGATTTAAGCGCTGCCCAGTCAATCTCCGCAGGCTTGCGCTTGTCCCCAAGGAATATAATGCCAAGGGCATCGGGCTTTTCCTTTCCGGTTACTGCAACCTATATAATGCGGTTAAGGCAAACCCCAAACTTGCGGAAAGCCTCGGCTCTCCCGATTCCCTGAAATCACGGATTAACGAACTGGCTGAACTGTTGATCTCTCTACAATCAAAAGGTTACAGCGGTGCTTGCTGGGGATATAACTTTGACTGGCAGGCTCGCAGACTTTTCCTTTTCCCAAAGTTTACTCCAACCGTTGTTGCGAGCAATTTCTGTGCAACCGCTCTTATGGAAGCATACGAAATTACCAGAGAGAAAAGGTTTCTTGAAATCGCTCTCAGTGCGGCACATTTCGTTATCAACGACCTTCACCGCACGGAATATAAGGACGGATTCCTATTCTCTTACAGCCCGTTGCAGGGAAACGACACTGTCTTTAACGCCTCACTGCTCGGCTCAAGGCTGCTTAGTTTTTGCTACAAGTACACAGGCAACGAGGAATACTGCGAACTTGCAGAGCAAAGCATAAAGGCATGCTGCTCAGGTCAAAAGCCAAACGGTGCATGGGTATATGGCATGCTACCCGTTCAGAGTTGGGTTGACAGTTTTCAT
This genomic window contains:
- a CDS encoding glycoside hydrolase family 88 protein, with product MHKVINSFRLLKEYCENEGFKGWDPYDGLNSKVFQALPFLKKSAICRLVVIQGFKRCPVNLRRLALVPKEYNAKGIGLFLSGYCNLYNAVKANPKLAESLGSPDSLKSRINELAELLISLQSKGYSGACWGYNFDWQARRLFLFPKFTPTVVASNFCATALMEAYEITREKRFLEIALSAAHFVINDLHRTEYKDGFLFSYSPLQGNDTVFNASLLGSRLLSFCYKYTGNEEYCELAEQSIKACCSGQKPNGAWVYGMLPVQSWVDSFHTGYNLDALIAYQELTGDNKYRKYIEKGFEYYIQNFFEANGMPKYYDNRTYPIDIHCPGQLLVTLARLHKIEEYKEIAEKVIDWTIRNMQDRKGYFYYQLKPGISSKISYMRWSNAFIFNAMSHYLLAE